AAACATGCATGCCTGTTGCCTGTTGCCGTGGACAGATACTGATAGAAATTAGAACAAAACACTTTGGATACGTTAATGCTAGGGTTTGTAATTAGGGAGGAAAATGAGGagtgtgtgtgttttttaagCATCTCTTGTGGCCGACATTAAGGAGCAAAACCCAAGATTTGTTGCTAACTACGACGAGGTCcccaaattaaattattaatgttgtttttgtggAGTTGGTAGGTCTTTGGAGTAGTCAAATGAGGGCTACAAACCCCAACATTTGGTAACATGCTCTCACGGGAATTGCAAACTATATATTATAGTTACGTATTTATTTATATTGCATATCTTTGCGGGTTAAAGTTAGTTGATTAAAATAGTGTTTTTGGTCTTGTTTCAGAGTAGTGCTACATTtactatttatttgtattatctttCTAATAGAAGTAAAGTATACAAACACATGTAGATCTCATCTCTATTAAAGATATAGTACAAATGCTGGTATAAATAAATGGTAAGAAaatcatttttgtttgtttcataaTAGCTCTCTTGGTCTCTCAATAGATTaaagtagtttaaaatattgcattgtgtgaataaataaaaaattatatatatatatgtatatatatttgtataagCTAATTAGTTCGAGATAAATGCTAAGGAGGTTTTTTCAAAAGTGGAACTCTTTATAGACTCTCTAGCATCGAATGTTTTTAGCACAATGATTTTATAGTGTTGGCACGGGAGTTGACATTGAACTGTGAAGtgatagagagttcataaaaaatttcacttttgaGATAATTTCTTTAGCATTTATGTTAGTTAGAAACAAACATTGATTTGCGTGCTTAAGCTTGATTATGGTAAGCAAGTTTTGTTATGTAGCGCAGAAGTGGGTGGAACAGTATCCTTGGTAGACTCCATGGCAATAGTCCCGTACGATTTTcaactagttaattaaacttGCTTCTTAATCGAAGGAATTATATATACATGCGTTCCGAGTTTCAACTTTGAATGGTGCCAATGATCCATGATTCCAATACTTTGACCCAATAGACTGCAAAGCACGTTGTTAAGGTCCTTTTCGACTATTAAAATGTTACAGGCCTGAGAAGGGCCTAATAAATGCCCAAAGAAGAATAAAACGACCAAgatccaaagaaaaaaaaagacgaagGCCTAATAGAACTTCAAAGGGCAGCTCCGAACGCCACAGATGACCGTTCAATGGCCTAGTTTGTTAGCAAAGGGGTCGAGCATTTCCTCATAAAGTAATTTTCGGTAAGTTGACAAACTGACAATTTTATAGTATGAAGTCCCAGGGGTAGGCTTACTCGACACTAACCCCAGGGTACGTGTTTGCCATAAACAAAGGTAGAAGCTTACGAAAGGACATAAAGACTGTCAAACTAAGCGCTTGGGATAGGGTCCTATTGACTCATCAGAGCCAAGTAAGGCACCTGGAAAGAGTTGGCCCAAAAAAACATGCATTTAGAAATGAACCAATGTCACTTTATTACCACGTGTCGCTAGGGAGTGTAGGAGAGTAGCTAGCAAGTCATGTCTACGTACttggtttattaaatgtgaAGGTGGTAAAGTACTTGAGTCCGGGACTTTTGATGCTCGATGAGGGCCTATATAAAAGGGGTGATTACCTCTTATAATCAGTCATAtacaagagagaaaaagaaagatttagACTATTACCGACCACTCCTTGTAACcaattttcaatatatatatgagCATCACAGTGGATGTAGCTCAATTTTGGGGGGCAAACCGCTTAATCCTTGCTATTAAGTTATTACAGTTTTAATCTCGAGCCCACCAAAGCCTACCATACTAATCTTTGTTAACCCCCTATTTTTTAACGTTGACACACgtcttcaaatttgaattttggttcCATAGCCATAGATTATTCTAATCGAAGTGAAGGTTGTTGAGAGTTGTCACATATTTTATATCAACTTAAATCATTCTTTAAACCACCCCAATGAGTCGAATCACACTATTTTGTTTGTGAATGAAAGAAATGAGCGTGTGTATTTCAAAGAAATAGATCGATCGGAAAAGTACATCTCGATGAAACAATAAGGttgaaaaaaacaatttaatgaaaaaacaaTGAGTCAAATCATGCTCAAAATCATAATGGAACGTGAGAAAATAGATATTTTATGTGCGCATTCACTATATTAAtgagaaaaacaaattttatttgGTGATGTTATCTACACATCATATTCTACCTTCTACACACACttcttaattttcgaccgtcgaattaaacgaattgaataatataaattacaaaaattaaaaagagatgtataaaaaatgaaaacgggttcatttgtggaaaaaaaatcaatcaaattcattcactttCAAAAGAAAACGACAGGTTGGTTGATTTTATGGTAGTTAACGACGGGCGTTTATTAGCCGCGCAACCAAAGCGACGTCGTAGCGCTCCAGCACCTCCGAGGGTTGGCAAATCTTGAGAAACACAGTAGCTAAGTAAACGGTGGGACAAAACAAATAAAGGAGACAATAATTCTCCAATCAAAATCCAAACGGCAAAGGAGAGATCAAACGACAATGGAAGACTTGTGGAAGCGAGCCAAGACCTTCGCCGAAGAAGCGGCCAAGAAGTCCCAAACCCTAACCACCTCCGCCAAGATCACCGACCTAGTCTCCGAAACCGCCAAGCGATCCCGCGAGTTCGCCGCCGAGGCGTCCAAGAAGGCCGACGAGATCAAGACGGCCGCGCTCAAGCAGGCCGATCAGATCAAGTCCCTCTCCGTCTCCGAGATCATTCCTCCCCAGCTCGCCTCGCTCTCGATCGTCAACTCCGCCTCCGCGTCCTCCGCCCCTGAGCCGCCCTCGCCGTCGGAGCTCAGGAAGTTCGGTGTCACCGACGATCTCAGAGATTTTGTCAAGGGACTCACTTCCGACACCTTCAAGCATTTTCCGGTCCAAGGTATTGGCCGATTTCAGTTcgtttgtttgttgatttcagTTGAATTGCTTTGAATTGAGGCGAATGTGCGTTGTTCTGAGTTGTTTCAGATGCGGCGGAGGAGGTCTCCGATGTGCCGACCACGACCTCGAATGTGAGGAAAGATCTGACGGAGTGGCAGGAGCGACATGCAACTTTGGTGCTCACTACTGTTAAGGTCAGTTTTGTAATGTGGAAAATGCTAAAGAGACCATCTTTGAGGTGGCAATAAAGTAAGATTTCATGTATTTTCGCTATCTGATTCAATTCTGATACAGCGCAACACAAGCATAGTGTTAAGTTCAATGCAATCCATCTTAGCTGTATTTCGAAATTTGATTCGCCGATTTATTGCTCAATTTGATGAAGAAATGTGTTAAGTTTGTATTGATACCGTTATGGACTTGTCGAATTCTTCGTGAGAATGCTGATTTTCTTGCAGGAAATTTCAAGGCTGAGATATGAATTATGCCCGCGTGTTATGAAAGAAAGAATATTCTGGAAGATATATTTTACCCTTGTGAGCAGTCATGTGGCGCCGTAAGTAGCAGTTCATTTTGGTTAAGCGATTCTTAAATTGAGCAATAGtattattgaaaattttatgCAATTGTGTGTGTTTTCTCATTATAATTTTAAACAAGTGACGAGCAGTCATCTTGTTTTAGAGTAAGACATAGTCATGTGTTGCGAACTTGTGGCTGTGTTGTTCACGAAAAGTTTAAAGATGTTTAAAAAAGAGGAAGCTTAAAAGATAGATCTAGATGCTTTTTATTGGGTGTTTAGTTGTTATGGGGAGGGCTCTtgattttggaaaattttagtCTCAGTTTGTAGTCTTTTCCGTAGGCGACTGACTATGAACTTATGATCAGATGTGAGAAGCAATACATGGAGGAATTGAAAGTCAAGGAAGCAGAGAAACTAAAAGATGATATTGTGAAGCCAACACCTGTGGTTGGAGTGACTGACAAAGCAGAAGGATCTGAAAAGAACACAAAGCCTTTAGTTTCGAAATCATCGTCAACTGAGCAGGACTTGGATAGTTTTCTTTTGGGTGATCTTGAAGACAGTGATGGGGCTCCAGGTATAGTTCCTTTACCTTTTCACTCGTAGCCTGTGTATGATTTTGCGAGCCATGCCCGCGAGCTTTCCCACCATCTTTAAGTTAAAGGATGCTCATGTCTTTCAACTTGTTACTCTAAACTCACATATCTATTTATGTTTAGTCATTATTCAATTAAGAAGTTGAAATCGCTGAACTGGTGTGGAATGGCCAAAAGAGAGGTTGTATGGGGTTAGACTTCCATGTGTCTTACATGTGCACAATTTGAAGGCACACAAGCAGGTGGCATGGTAACTAGAAATTGTATACTCCCAATTCCCGAGCATGTAATAGAAATGATTTTATGAAACAGAACCTGACAGATTGAAATGCTTAATGAAAAACTGATGCACATGTTTCATATTTCACCTCAATATAGTAAGTTGGTTTTATTCTCGTGAGAGAATTATTTCTTATTCATCACCAATGTACTTCGATAAAAGTCCATCTGTACCCCGTGAAGCCGTGTGTTGTGAACAAATCCTTACTAGTCATAAGAGTCATACCCTTCCATAGTTCCATTGTAGTTTTTCGTTGAGACAATCTCCTCGTTTTCTAGGATTTTCCTTCTTGTGCAATTTACTCTTCAGTTTGTTGACAATTTTGTACTTTCAGATGATCGTGATGATGGTGATGGGAgctttgatgatgattttgacaAGATTGGCAATTCGGTAAGCTTCATTTATCCCATTGGTTCAGCTATGAGACTTCTTTCTTTGCGGTTTTTTCAATTCTATGTTGTATTGTATCTTACATTTATTGGGGTCAGATTTTTACATTATCACGAAACCTCCTGCTTAGTTTGACCAACCATTTATGGACGTTCCATAAGTAAAGTACCGTGCAAATGATTTGTGCCATTTTAATGGAAACTTGCAGGATGTTGAAGATGAGAAGCACGCAAAGAAATGACAACTGCAACAGAATGAAATTGCTACTATGGCATTATGAAGAAGAAGGCAAAACTAGCTTCTGTAAGACTGTAACAAATAGATCAAAGTAAAACCGAAGCGAAAGACGTCGAGAAGTATTTCTGTCtcacaattttttcattttttagttGTAGAGTCGATTACTCTGTAAAACTTGAAGTGGGACGCCATTTGAAGTCATTCATTTGTTATATTTGCCGTAGACGGTGACGGATATTGGTACCCATTTGTCTGCAAATGGGTCGACCCGATTGCTTTTTCTTGTACATATCACCTGattatgttatatatatatatatatatatatatatacatttcgACCGTAAAAGGAGATTATGTTTGTAATGGTGTCTGTATATTATGCTATAATGCTAATAGCAATATCTTGTATGGCATTTATCTCGACTTATAAGTAGGTCTCAAGTTAGATTCACTTGGACGTAGAGTTCGATAGTtgattattatgattattatgATTGATTTGTAATAACGGGATATAAAACAGTAGAATGTTGCAGTCGTGAGTTAGATCAATTGTCATTTTTGCCAAAGGAGTGAATTCCAAGTTTGAATCTGTTTGTGTTCGAATCAAatgttttatgaaaataaaataaacaggGCTCTTTAGCCAAAAGAGTAATTGAGATTAGCATCACTTCTCATTTTGGTTCATTTTTAATCATATAAGTGGTCGTGAGATTTTCCATcgtcaatcattttgaaaaATCTCTGGTAAATGAAATAAAGCATCAATTCAAGTGGAGGAgttagtttgacaaaaatactatCAACTTAATAGCGATTTTTCACGGAGTGATcataattattggtgatggacaATTTTAAGCATTAactctatcgattttaaatctcaagtaccaaaataaaaaattatgccaATATCAAATATCATATTGgaaaaaaagcaataaaataGTAATAGGGTCAGTGGGGTTATAAGATTCTAATTACTTCCCGCCGGAAGTCGTTACCCTTCTGAGCTTCCTCCATTTCCAGTTAAAGCTTTCATGGCTCTTCTCTCTTCCATCCTTAAACCCCACTGCTCAAGCTCAATCAAAGGCTCCTCTTTaaccctctcttttctcttattCCCCAACAtatcctcctccttcttctccaCCCTCTGCAGAGCCCACCCCACCACACCGCCCGCACAGCCCTCTCCGCCGCCGCCGGTCCCCAAGAAAGTCCCTTTCGCTGTCTCAGCTCATGGAAAAACGTGGCAGGATCCCTACCGCTGGATGTCCAACACCGACGACCCTGATCTCGCCGATCATCTCAACAAAGAAAACTCATAAGCTGAGGCTTTCATGGCCGACACTCAAAATCTGCAGCGCACTCTCTTCTCCGAAACGAAAAGCCGAATGCCCGCCAAGATTTCCACTCCTCCTGAGCGCTGGGGACCCTGGTTTGCCCATTTCCTGCCTTACCCATTTCGTATTTTTCGAAAATTTGCATTCTTTGTGTTAGCTGCAGTTTGTGAATTTGAAATTGCTGTTTTTCGTCGTTGTTATTAGGGCTCGTTTGATAGCTATTTCATTTTTAGCTTTTCAGTGAAGTTTGTGATTCCGCATTGTGTAATGATAAGAAAAGGCTACAACTTTTGAAAGGaatacacattaaaaataaCTTACCAATGTCGTTTGTTAAAATTGAGCAGGTTGTATTACCAATTCATTCCAGAGGGGAAGGAATACCCGGTTCTTTGTAGACGATTAGGAACTGAAAAAGGTGATTGGATTAAGAACTTTCTCCGATACGCAAGAGGAGGATTTGGAATGGAGGAGATTTTGCTCGACTGGAATGAAATTGCAAGGCGATATGGAAAGCTTCTGTCTTTACTTGCATGCTTTCATTGTCGATAGTTGCTGAATTCAACGCTCTAGTTGGTTGATAGcctcattttctttgttttaatccTTGTATCTTCTTTTCATATTAGTGATTACTGAATTTATGTACTTTAATTGTAGGTTATGTGCATGTTGGCACATGTCGAATTTCACCAGACCACCATTTTCTAGCGTACACACTTGATACTAAGGGTGATGAACAGTTCATGCTTCAAATTAAGGACCTAAGAAGTGGATGTGTTATCCCCAAAGTACAAGTGGATGGTGTTGTTAGCTTGGCATGGGCTCAAGATGGGAGTACTCTGTTCTATACGCTATCAGACAAGAACCAACGACCTTACAGGCATACTTTATTTCTGTTACTTATGGCTTTTTCTCTCGAGACGATAATATCATCTTACCTATTTGTGCTTTGGCAGAGTATGCTGCTCAAAACTAGGATCTGATGATATTGAAAATATCACTGTATTTACAGAAAGCAATTCCAGCTTCTGTGTGGACATAACAAGCACAAAGGATGGCAAGTTTATAACTGTCAATTCAAACTCAAGAACTTCATCTGAGGAAGGAACTTTACTGTTTCATTGTTTTGCAGATATTTACTTTGAAAGTATTTTCCTTGGGTGAGCTAACTTCTCTGGCTGAACATACAGGTTTATTTGATAGATGCTGCCAACCCATTAGATGGTTTGCAGAGAGTTTGGAAGCGTGTTTCTGGTGTACAGTATTTTCTTGAACATCACCATGGATTATTTTATGTTCTTACAAATGCTCCTTTGAGTGAAAATAAGGTGTGGTCTGGTGAAGGTTATTACCTAGCTAGCTGCCGGGGTGAAGATCTACCAACATCTAATTGGCAGGTCAAGTTTCTTCTTACTCATGAATCTTAGTACAGACACTTGGTTTTCTCTATTTCCTGATGTTATCTGTACTTCGAGTTCTTCACTACTGAACCTCATTTATGTTTTCGAGTCCTTTTTCTCATTTTGacatacttttttctttttgtagaaTATAATCCTTCCAAGTGAAGATTTAAGCATACAAGATATGGACATGTTTGATGGACATCTGGTCCTTTCTCTCAGCAAGAAGGGGTTTTCTATGTTGTGTTCCATTAATTTGCCTGTCCTTGTTGATTGTAAGGTATTTATCTATCTGCTTAGTTACATTTTTggttatataaaaataaaatgttacaTTGATAGAGTTAACCTTTATCTCTTCCACATACAAAGTATTTGTCGTTAATCTGCTACTTTTATTGACTTGATTCCAGCACCAATTTGAGATTGATGATCTTGATCCATGGTTTTTCGCTCTGCCCTCAAACTTATGTAATGTTGTTCCAGGTTCTAACCATGATTTCCATAACTCAGTATACCGTGCAGTGCTTTCATCTCCAGTGGTATACTTTTTAAGCTTGATTTTAGAGTTTAATAACTTATACACTTTAGTTTGACTTTCTTGTTCGTTTGATTCTTTGTCCATTTTTTAACTTGCAGATGCCTGATGTAGTTGTTGACTACGACATGTCGAGCAGGAGATTCTCAATTGTGCAGCAAGAGGAAGTGAGGGATTTTTATGATAGAACATTCCCACCAACTAATCAGCTcgatttgaataaaaaatttggctCACAATATCAGGAGGATGTCCAGATAAGTGAATCACAGAGATGGAAGGAGTATTCTGATGAATACTGCTGTGTGAGGAAGGAGGTTGTCTCCCATGATGGTGTTAGAGTTCCGTTGACCATATTGTACTCTCATACAGCCTGGGATAAGAGTCAGTCGCCTGGCCTTCTGAAAGGCTATGGAGCATATGGGGAGGTTTTAGATAAAAGCTGGTGTGCAGAGCACCTGTGTTTACTTGATCGGGGATGGGTTGTGGCATTTGCTGATGTGAGGTTGGTCCTTTCTAATTTTAGtcatttcaaaataatatatgTTTTTGAAAGTGATTCTACTTTCTTAGCTGGAACAAACGTGCTGTATTTCTTGTGAATCCTTTTTGTTATCCTGTTAAATAACTCGATGTGGTTGTATGGGcaggggtggtggtggtgtagATTCTTCGTGGCACAAATCTGGCACTGGGTTTAATAAATTGAATTCAATATATGATTTTGTATCATGTGGAAACTACCTGATTGAAGAGGGATACGTACATAAAGATCGGCTTGGTGCTATTGGACATAGTGCTGGAGGCCTTCTTGTTGGAGCAACTATCAATATGTATCCCGATCTCTTTCGAGCTTCTATTTTGAAGGTTAGTTTTTAAAGCCAACAACTAGtctcttctttttgttattcTGGTTTGATGAACTTGGACTCCTGTCCATCAGCGCTTCAGTAGTTCCagttatctttttcttttatagtAGAAAAGAAGTGCATTCTGTTTACCTTTGTATTACATTGT
This Pyrus communis chromosome 6, drPyrComm1.1, whole genome shotgun sequence DNA region includes the following protein-coding sequences:
- the LOC137737553 gene encoding LOW QUALITY PROTEIN: uncharacterized protein (The sequence of the model RefSeq protein was modified relative to this genomic sequence to represent the inferred CDS: substituted 1 base at 1 genomic stop codon), with the protein product MALLSSILKPHCSSSIKGSSLTLSFLLFPNISSSFFSTLCRAHPTTPPAQPSPPPPVPKKVPFAVSAHGKTWQDPYRWMSNTDDPDLADHLNKENSXAEAFMADTQNLQRTLFSETKSRMPAKISTPPERWGPWLYYQFIPEGKEYPVLCRRLGTEKGDWIKNFLRYARGGFGMEEILLDWNEIARRYGKLLSLLACFHCYVHVGTCRISPDHHFLAYTLDTKGDEQFMLQIKDLRSGCVIPKVQVDGVVSLAWAQDGSTLFYTLSDKNQRPYRHTLFLVCCSKLGSDDIENITVFTESNSSFCVDITSTKDGKFITVNSNSRTSSEEGTLLFQLLWLNIQVYLIDAANPLDGLQRVWKRVSGVQYFLEHHHGLFYVLTNAPLSENKVWSGEGYYLASCRGEDLPTSNWQNIILPSEDLSIQDMDMFDGHLVLSLSKKGFSMLCSINLPVLVDCKHQFEIDDLDPWFFALPSNLCNVVPGSNHDFHNSVYRAVLSSPVMPDVVVDYDMSSRRFSIVQQEEVRDFYDRTFPPTNQLDLNKKFGSQYQEDVQISESQRWKEYSDEYCCVRKEVVSHDGVRVPLTILYSHTAWDKSQSPGLLKGYGAYGEVLDKSWCAEHLCLLDRGWVVAFADVRGGGGVDSSWHKSGTGFNKLNSIYDFVSCGNYLIEEGYVHKDRLGAIGHSAGGLLVGATINMYPDLFRASILKVPFLDICNTLMDPSLPLTILDYEEFGNPQIQSEFELIFSYSPYDNISQGSCYPSMLVTASLHDSRVGFWEAAKWVAKVRESTCPRCSCSVILKTNMAGGHFGEGGRYAQCEEAAYDYAFLFKAMGLLKIEK
- the LOC137737314 gene encoding uncharacterized protein produces the protein MEDLWKRAKTFAEEAAKKSQTLTTSAKITDLVSETAKRSREFAAEASKKADEIKTAALKQADQIKSLSVSEIIPPQLASLSIVNSASASSAPEPPSPSELRKFGVTDDLRDFVKGLTSDTFKHFPVQDAAEEVSDVPTTTSNVRKDLTEWQERHATLVLTTVKEISRLRYELCPRVMKERIFWKIYFTLVSSHVAPCEKQYMEELKVKEAEKLKDDIVKPTPVVGVTDKAEGSEKNTKPLVSKSSSTEQDLDSFLLGDLEDSDGAPDDRDDGDGSFDDDFDKIGNSDVEDEKHAKK